Proteins encoded within one genomic window of Oncorhynchus masou masou isolate Uvic2021 chromosome 1, UVic_Omas_1.1, whole genome shotgun sequence:
- the LOC135505445 gene encoding uncharacterized protein LOC135505445, translating to MEGQLATQTASYSGWGPLQLSGHPTPAAPLHPTPAAPLHPTPTAPFTQHLQPPSPNTCSPPSPNTYCPLHPTPAAPLHPTPAAPFTQHLLPPSPNTCSPLHPTPAAPLHPTPAAPLHPTPAAPLHPTPAAPFTRHLPPPSPDTCRPPSPDTYCPPSPDTCCPLHPTPAAPFTRHLLPPFTQHLLPPSPKPAAPQHLLPPSPDTYCPLHPTPTAPLHPTPAAPFNQHLLPPNTCCPPSPNTCCPLHPTPAAPFTRHLLPPSPDTCCPLHPTPAAPFTRHLLPPSPNTCCPLHPTPAAPFTQHLLPPSPKPAAPQHLLPPFTRHLLPPSPNTCCPLHPTPAAPLHPTPAAPFTQHLLPPFTRHLLPPSPDTYCPLHPTPTAPNTCCPLHPTPAAPFTQHLQPPSPNTCCPLHPTPAAPFTQHLLPPSPNTCCPLHPTPTAPFTQTCCPPTPAAPFTQHLLPPFTRHLLPPSPNTCCPLHPTPLPPSPKPAAPLHPTPAAPFTRHLLPPNTCCPPSPNTYCPPTPAAPFTQHLLPPNTCCPPSPAAPLHLLPPNTCCPPTPAAPFTYCPLHPTPAAPFTRHLLPPSPNTCCPLHPTPAAPFTQHLQPPSPNTCCPQHIPPHFTQHIPPHFTQHIPPHFTQHIPPHFTQHIPPPFTQHIPPPFTQHIPPHFTQHLLPHFTQHIPPPSPNTYRPLHPTHTAPLHPTHTAPLHPTHTAPLHPTPTAPLHPTPTAPQHLLPPFTRHLLPPNTCCPPSPDTCCPPSPDTCCPPSPNTYRPTSPNTYRPTSPNTYTSIATW from the coding sequence ACCCAACACCTGCAGCCCCCCTTCACCCAACACCTACTGCCCCCTTCACCCAACACCTGCAGCCCCCTTCACCCAACACCTGCAGCCCCCCTTCACCCAACACCTACTGCCCCCTTCACCCAACACCTGCAGCCCCCCTTCACCCAACACCTGCAGCCCCCTTCACCCAACACCTACTGCCCCCTTCACCCAACACCTGCAGCCCCCTTCACCCAACACCTGCAGCCCCCCTTCACCCAACACCTGCCGCCCCCCTTCACCCAACACCTGCCGCCCCCCTTCACCCGACACCTGCCGCCCCCTTCACCCGACACCTGCCGCCCCCTTCACCCGACACCTGCCGCCCCCCTTCACCCGACACCTACTGCCCCCCTTCACCCGACACCTGCTGCCCCCTTCACCCGACACCTGCTGCCCCCTTCACCCGACACCTGCTGCCCCCCTTCACCCAACACCTGCTGCCCCCTTCACCCAAACCTGCTGCCCCCCAACACCTACTGCCCCCTTCACCCGACACCTACTGCCCCCTTCACCCGACACCTACTGCCCCCCTTCACCCAACACCTGCTGCCCCCTTCAACCAACACCTACTGCCCCCCAACACCTGCTGCCCCCCTTCACCCAACACCTGCTGCCCCCTTCACCCGACACCTGCTGCCCCCTTCACCCGACACCTGCTGCCCCCTTCACCCGACACCTGCTGCCCCCTTCACCCAACACCTGCTGCCCCCTTCACCCGACACCTACTGCCCCCTTCACCCAACACCTGCTGCCCCCTTCACCCGACACCTGCTGCCCCCTTCACCCAACACCTGCTGCCCCCTTCACCCAAACCTGCTGCCCCCCAACACCTACTGCCCCCCTTCACCCGACACCTGCTGCCCCCTTCACCCAACACCTGCTGCCCCCTTCACCCAACACCTGCTGCCCCCCTTCACCCAACACCTGCTGCCCCCTTCACCCAACACCTGCTGCCCCCCTTCACCCGACACCTGCTGCCCCCTTCACCCGACACCTACTGCCCCCTTCACCCGACACCTACTGCCCCCAACACCTGCTGCCCCCTTCACCCGACACCTGCTGCCCCCTTCACCCAACACCTGCAGCCCCCTTCACCCAACACCTGCTGCCCCCTTCACCCAACACCTGCTGCCCCCTTCACCCAACACCTGCTGCCCCCTTCACCCAACACCTGCTGCCCCCTTCACCCAACACCTACTGCCCCCTTCACCCAAACCTGCTGCCCCCCAACACCTGCTGCCCCCTTCACCCAACACCTGCTGCCCCCCTTCACCCGACACCTGCTGCCCCCTTCACCCAACACCTGCTGCCCCCTTCACCCAACACCGCTGCCCCCTTCACCCAAACCTGCTGCCCCCCTTCACCCAACACCTGCTGCCCCCTTCACCCGACACCTGCTGCCCCCCAACACCTGCTGCCCCCCTTCACCCAACACCTACTGCCCCCCAACACCTGCTGCCCCCTTCACCCAACACCTACTGCCCCCCAACACCTGCTGCCCCCCTTCACCTGCTGCCCCCCTTCACCTACTGCCCCCCAACACCTGCTGCCCCCCAACACCTGCTGCCCCCTTCACCTACTGCCCCCTTCACCCGACACCTGCTGCCCCCTTCACCCGACACCTGCTGCCCCCTTCACCCAACACCTGCTGCCCCCTTCACCCAACACCTGCTGCCCCCTTCACCCAACACCTGCAGCCCCCTTCACCCAACACCTGCTGCCCCCAACACATACCGCCCCACTTCACCCAACACATACCGCCCCACTTCACCCAACACATACCGCCCCACTTCACCCAACACATACCGCCCCACTTCACCCAACACATACCGCCCCCCTTCACCCAACACATACCGCCCCCCTTCACCCAACACATACCGCCCCACTTCACCCAACACCTACTGCCCCACTTCACCCAACACATACCGCCCCCTTCACCCAACACATACCGCCCCCTTCACCCAACACATACCGCCCCACTTCACCCAACACATACCGCCCCACTTCACCCAACACATACCGCCCCACTTCACCCAACACCTACTGCCCCCCTTCACCCGACACCTACTGCCCCCCAACACCTGCTGCCCCCCTTCACCCGACACCTACTGCCCCCCAACACCTGCTGCCCCCCTTCACCCGACACCTGCTGCCCCCCTTCACCCGACACCTGCTGCCCCCCTTCACCCAACACATACCGCCCCACTTCACCCAACACATACCGCCCCACTTCACCCAACACATACACATCTATCGCTACATGGTGA